The sequence CGCGCGGTCCGGGAGGTTTTACGGTCCCTGCCGCCGCAGGCGCCCCCGCGGCCGCTTACGCTTTCTCCGGCGCAAGCCGGCACAGCCCCGCGGCGGACGGCTTCCTTATCCCCGCGCTGGATGTCGCTGGGCTCGGCGTTCGCCGCCCTGGCGTTAGTGGTTGTTGTGTTGACGGACGTGTCCTCCACCCGATCAACGCTGAATGCCGCCGCCCCGGAGGCTCCGCAGATGCTGTTCGCCGTCCCCGGGGAAAACCGCACCGCCGACGATGCCGCCGCGGAATGGGCGGGGGAGGACGCCGCGCCGGCCGCTGCCGAGGAAAGCGCCTCGCCGCCGCCCGCCGCGACCCGGTCCGGCACTCAGGAGAAATCGGCCGGGATAGGCGCCGCCGCGGAGCGGACCGAACCGCCCGCGCCGACTTCCACGCAAGCCTTGGACGTTTGCGAGGCGCAAAGCGGAACCGATGGGGCGCTCGATCCATGCGGTCCGACTGTCGCTTTCACCCCGCCGCCGGTGCGGGTATCTTTTTCCCGCGTGGGTTTTCGAAGCATTGCTCCGTACCTGGAAACAGCCCTCGCCCTGACGGCGGTGATCCTTGGCGCGCTGGCTATGGTCCTCCGGAAAAGAAAGTAGCCCCCTTTCCCCGCCTTCCGGTAAAATGCCTCGTATGAAAAACCCGCCGTGTAAAATCCGGCCTCTCCTTCCCGGGGATTGGCCCTCCGTCCGCGCGATCTACTTGGAGGGCATCGCTACGGGAGAGGCCACGTTCGAATCCGAAGCCCCGGGCTGGGAGGAGTGGGATTCCAAGCATCTGCCGGCCGGGCGGTTGGCCGCTGAAGCGGACGACGGCCTGGCGGGTTGGGCGGCGCTCGCTTCCGTTTCCGGCCGGCGCGTCTATGACGGGGTCGCCGAGGTCAGCGTGTATGTGGCGGCGGCGGCGCGCGGGATGGGAGAGGGGCGGGCGCTCCTCTCCGCGTTGATCGGAGAATCCGAACGGAACGGAATCTGGACCCTGCAGTCAGGGATCTTTCCGGAGAATACTGCCAGCCTGGCCTTGCACGAAACGTGCGGCTTCCGCATCGTCGGCCGGCGCGAACGGATCGGGAAGAT is a genomic window of Anaerolineales bacterium containing:
- a CDS encoding N-acetyltransferase → MKNPPCKIRPLLPGDWPSVRAIYLEGIATGEATFESEAPGWEEWDSKHLPAGRLAAEADDGLAGWAALASVSGRRVYDGVAEVSVYVAAAARGMGEGRALLSALIGESERNGIWTLQSGIFPENTASLALHETCGFRIVGRRERIGKMNGRWRDVLLLERRSAVTGR